A genomic segment from Cricetulus griseus strain 17A/GY chromosome 8, alternate assembly CriGri-PICRH-1.0, whole genome shotgun sequence encodes:
- the Uroc1 gene encoding urocanate hydratase has product MSSLQELCSGLPLRPLPENRGRWAGVPHAPVRTPDLSPAEEQLALRNALRYFPPDVQKLLAQEFAQELRQFGHIYMYRFCPSIEMRAYPIDQYPCRTRAAAAIMHMIMNNLDPAVAQFPQELVTYGGNGQVFSNWAQFWLTMSYLSKMTEEQTLVMYSGHPLGLFPSSPGAPRLVITNGMVIPNYSSRAEYEKLFALGVTMYGQMTAGSYCYIGPQGIVHGTVLTVLNAGRRYLGIEDLAGKVFVTSGLGGMSGAQAKAAAIVGCIGVIAEVDKSALVKRHRQGWLMEVTDSLDHCIVRLREARKKKEVLSLGYHGNVVDLWERLVHELDTTGELLVDLGSDQTSCHNPFNGGYYPVQLSFSEAQSLMSSNPAAFKNLVQESLRRHVSAINRLAQEKFFFWDYGNAFLLEAQRAGADVEKKGANKTEFRYPSYVQHIMGDIFSQGFGPFRWVCTSGDPQDLAVTDHLATSVLEKAIADGVKASVKLQYMDNIRWIREAAKHQLVVGSQARILYSDQKGRVAIAVAINQAIASGKIKAPVVLSRDHHDVSGTDSPFRETSNIYDGSAFCADMAVQNFVGDACRGATWVALHNGGGVGWGEVINGGFGLVLDGTSQAEQKARMMLGWDVSNGVARRCWSGNPKAYEIICQTMQENSGLVVTLPHEVADEQVIQRALRP; this is encoded by the exons ATGTCCAGCCTCCAGGAACTGTGCTCTGGCCTGCCCCTACGACCCCTTCCTGAGAACCGGGGGCGCTGGGCTGGGGTGCCACATGCTCCGGTCAGGACTCCAGACCTCAGCCCTGCAGAAGAGCAG ctGGCTCTGAGGAATGCCCTGCGCTACTTCCCACCTGATGTGCAGAAGCTGTTGGCGCAGGAGTTTGCCCAGGAGCTACGACAGTTCGGACACATATACATGTACCGGTTCTGCCCCAGCATTGAGATGAG GGCCTACCCGATTGATCAGTACCCATGCCGGACACGAGCAGCTGCGGCCATCATGCACATGATCATGAACAACCTGGACCCTGCTGTGGCCCAG TTTCCACAGGAGCTGGTGACCTATGGAGGAAATGGGCAGGTGTTCAGCAACTGGGCTCAG TTCTGGCTGACCATGTCCTACTTGTCAAAGATGACTGAGGAGCAGACTCTGGTCATGTACAGTGGACACCCGCTGGGCCTCTTCCCCAGCAGCCCTGGTGCCCCTCGGCTGGTCATCACCAACGGGATG GTCATTCCCAACTACTCCTCCAGGGCAGAGTATGAGAAGCTGTTTGCCTTGGGGGTGACCAT GTATGGTCAGATGACAGCGGGCAGCTACTGCTACATTGGTCCCCAGGGAATCGTCCATGGCACTGTG CTCACTGTGCTGAACGCTGGTCGGCGTTACCTGGGCATTGAGGACCTGGCAGGGAAGGTTTTTGTCACCTCTGGGCTCGGTGGGATGAGCGGGGCTCAAGCCAAGGCTGCAGCCATTGTTGGATGCATTGGGGTGATCGCAGAG GTTGACAAATCTGCACTTGTAAAACGTCACCGGCAAGGCTGGCTGATGGAAGTGACTGACAGCTTGGACCACTGCATTGTGAGACTCAG GGaagcaaggaagaagaaagaggtacTCAGCCTTGGCTATCATGGCAACGTGGTGGACCTTTG GGAGCGTCTGGTCCATGAACTGGACACTACAGGGGAGCTCTTGGTGGATCTTGGGTCAGACCAGACATCCTGCCACAACCCGTTCAATGGAGGCTACTACCCTGTGCAGCTCAGCTTCTCGGAGGCCCAGAGCCTCATGTCCTCCAACCCAGCTGCCTTCAAGAACCTGGTGCAGGAAAG CCTGAGGAGGCACGTCTCAGCCATCAACAGGTTGGCCCAGGAGAAGTTCTTCTTTTGGGACTATGGTAATGCCTTCCTCTTGGAGGCTCAGCGAGCAG GAGCAGATGTGGAGAAGAAAGGAGCCAACAAGACGGAGTTCCGCTACCCCTCCTATGTCCAGCACATTATGGG GGACATATTCTCCCAGGGCTTTGGGCCCTTCCGCTGGGTATGCACGTCGGGGGACCCTCAGGACCTGGCTGTCACTGATCATCTGGCCACATCTGTGCTGGAGAAAGCCATTGCTGATGGAG TGAAGGCATCCGTTAAGCTACAGTACATGGATAACATCCGCTGGATCCGGGAGGCTGCCAAGCACCAGCTG GTGGTGGGCTCCCAGGCGAGGATCCTGTACTCAGACCAGAAAGGACGTGTGGCCATTGCTGTGGCCATTAACCAAGCCATCGCCAGTGGGAAGATCAAG GCACCAGTGGTCCTGAGTCGTGACCACCATGATGTGAGTGGCACTGACAGCCCCTTTAGGGAGACTTCCAATATTTATGATGGCTCTGCCTTCTGCGCAG ACATGGCCGTGCAGAACTTCGTGGGAGATGCCTGTCGTGGTGCCACCTGGGTTGCACTTCACAATGGAGGGGGTGTAGGCTG GGGTGAGGTGATCAATGGGGGATTTGGCCTTGTGCTAGATGGAACCTCACAGGCTGAGCAGAAAGCCAGGATGATGCTTGGCTGGGATGTCTCCAATGGT GTGGCACGGCGCTGCTGGTCTGGGAATCCCAAGGCCTATGAGATCATCTGCCAGACAATGCAGGAGAACAGTGGCCTGGTGGTGACACTTCCCCATGAGGTGGCAGATGAACAAGTGATACAGCGGGCCCTGCGGCCCTGA